Below is a window of Humulus lupulus chromosome 2, drHumLupu1.1, whole genome shotgun sequence DNA.
taatcgaatgatatcccatgattttatgggattaacaataataaatgcagaacacgccccttataaacaacacttatagatattcaaggtcattatcatatatctccaaggccttagtctcccaggtttctcatcagctttcgagctaatgacatctcccgaggtcacatggcttcgagatcgtacgtatgccaggctcggagcccctgatccgaggtcattcctgatGATAGATACATCtcgggagctacctttcgagatcgtgaacgtttcgaggccaccacattcgaggtcgtctcagtcttgcaggctcgatatttagtcctggagcatacttcgaactttacgagttcattcgctgcgaatccagctttcgaggtcacatttaacatggctcgaaatctgggtataacattatatatatatatatttaaaaaaactttaaacaatatgttggtttaatttttcttctaatatgtttatgtcattcttttatatataatattttttatttatttaaaatttatatggcaatcatacatatttaataaaaataattaatcaattttataaataaaactaaacaaacgtgcattacAACTTGCTTGTATCTAATATGATACTgtgcattctagttttaaaattaaatataattttaaaattttttttttagaaaaactgtATATGAATTTtactataataaaatattaaaaaaattctatataaaaattatgaatttaaaaattttatttaatcaaattttaattatttaatttacaaaaatttaaaaccaacaaaaagttatataaatatatattatttatttattagctagagcaattaaaataaataatttttcattagaAAAAAACTAAAtggcaaaataagaaaatatgtatatttatgtctaacaaaatacatttaatgataaaataaataattgataaaacaaaaaaattaataaatttaagcacataaatatttttaatttataattttgaaaatataattaatagaataatttaaatactttaatataaaATCGTAAAATATGTAATAAGAAATTAATATATctcatttattactttttattttttttcaatttatttatcttatttaggtgactttattatcttttattttattttaaaattatttaccaAATTTAGATGGCTTTAAAACTAGagaaatctacaaaaatgcactaaaagttaaaaaaaaatcttaaaaatacagtgcattacaaaaataaggaatttttggataaaaacatggAATGACGAAATTGTAAATATAGAGtagcaaaatcataaataaaagccgtaaaatacaattttttgtgatcaacgtttacaaactagtaaatatctgttacaaacttgtaaatatatgttatgtgtttgtaaataatatttacaaagtCAGTTATAGAATCGTAGatttttgtagataaaacttacaaacaaattcgtaactaaattttttatttttgaaacaatagtttacaaatctagttttacaactaagaaagatatttttgtaactaacatttatgaaaatattttatagttaagaaatcataaacaaaatatacataaaaatattatacttttccatattgttacaatattgtaccaaaaaattacatgaacgatcatatttatgctatacaacttaaaaatataaatttaagatattcattatttataaaacactttattgaatatcgtggtgaaatacaatattttttttagacaagttttacatttttgtaacaacaatttacaaaactaatttcacaactaaaaagtttattttCGTAACtcatatttacataaatatttataaatttatttaacataattattacaaagatttacataactaattttttaactttaaatatatttttgtaacaaaacttgaaacttggattagattatgattttagtttaacattgagtgttgagacttgactagctatgatttaaaaaatatatataatatttttataaataataataatattgtgattatctttaactatatattgttacatatagttattaatattaattttaattaacagcatattgtaatttgtataaatatttatttattttttaagtaattgtataaatattaattttaatattaataaatacatttattttaaataaaaataaattaatctattttattttattttattgaagggagtaactataattattattacttttattattatattatttgatatgCCTAAATTCTTATTAAAACAAagagtctatatatatatacatacggTTGGGGAAAGCTGTATAATTTATTAAACATAcagaataaaaataatttttttttttatattacgaTGGGAGATGTAATTATCTCTTAAAACTAACTgtgttagaaaacaataaaaaaatttgttaaaTCTAACTGAAAATAACAATTTACTTTAAACATTTTCAAAcatttcaaaaacaacaaaaatttcCCTTTCTTCAAACATTTTACCTCCAACTATTTCCAATAAATTCTAAAACCTAGAGGCCCAGAATCAACACTCAGACCTTATGTACATGCAAACATAAAGTCAAAGTGTGATTTTAACAGAAGAATAATTGGATACCTCAATTAATAACATACAACGCCAAAATCACTAGATAGTTCCACATCATGATCTCCATTACCTTGTTCCAAGAATCTCATTTGTTTCTTCATCAAAACTAAAACCATCCGTGTTGATTTGGTTTGTTTCTGCACCATCATTAGACCCATTTACGTTTGGACAAAGAACCCCTGAAAATGATTCTCCAGCTGCATCACAAGTGCTCAACAATCTATCAAAAGTATCTTTGCTAAAAACATCACTGTTCCTTAATAAATTTATGATTTCTTCCATTCCTGTAACATCCCCTTGATCTTTTAAGTAATCTAGACAGGCAGCCAAAGTTACAGGATTTGACATCCATCCTTTTCGACCGATCATGAGTGATTTCTTCAACATTTCAACTGCTCTAGGCATTTGATTATTCTCCACAAACCCATTTGCCAAGATACTCCACGAGCCGGCGTATGGAGTACTTCCTTCCGCAGCAGCCTTTAAGGTGGATTCTGCCTTTTCCAAAAGACCCTTCCTGCAATACGCAATAAGAATGCTATTAACCACCCTGAAGTCGTAAATTGAGCACTGCGACTCCCACTCCTTAAAAACCTTCTCAGCACCCTCAATATCATCAAACTTTGAAAGACATCTGATCATGCAGGCATATGGAGCCTCCGTTGGTCTATAAGTTGGTTTGTACTTATTCCAAATTCTGTAAAGCTCCTCTCTATTACCAGTATTAGAATAGAGAGTGAGAAGAAACATATGTCCTGTTTTCTGagttttaggatttattttatCAATGTCCCGTTCAAGTTTCCCTAGCATTTTCAAAGCCTCCTTAATCAAGCCAACCTTCAGATATCCACTGGCTGCCAATGCGTACACTTTCCAGTTAACATAAAGGTTGGGTTCTTCCTCCATCCTATTCATGATTTTTTCCATCCCAGCAATGTCAGATGCCGCAACATAGGCAGACAGTCGATTTCTCAAAGTATACTTGTCATGAGGTATACCCTTAACTTTCATCTCTTGCATCAACATGTCAATCTTATCAAAGTTTCCATTCTTAGCGTAAAGGTTGATCAATACATTGTAAGGTAAAGATGATACTGCCTCACCCAAATTTCTAATTTCCTCCATAAGGGCTTCTGCTTTGTCAACAGAATTCTCTCTAACATAGCTCCTTAGAAGAGCAGCATATACATGGTGTGTTTTTAACTTTCGTGACATGTTGTTGAAGTAGTTCTCCGCACGATCAAGTCCGTGAACTTTGTGGATCAATTCTAATCTAACCGCTGCATCACttggtgatatttttaaaaaccTACTGTCTGTCATCCAAAGAGATATCTGGAAAGGAAAACATGACAATTAGGTGCAGAGGTGGCAGCCGTTAGGAATTTTATTCTAGGAAAAACTATAGTTCTTTAGGTGAAACAGTATCCACCACAACATTAGAATAAGGTAGTTCAGAGACCAATTATCACTCTCTACTTAATGAGAGGTGTTATATGGTGAATGTCAAATGAATTAAGAACAAGTAAAGTTAATATTAATTCATATTGGCAATCAATTAAGAACAAGTGAATTTATTGTTAGGATGAATTTGGTGTCAGCTGAGTGGTAGTAAGCGTTACTCTAGTCTAGTTCTCAATAGCAAACATGACACAAATTCTCAGATATTAAATCCCCAATTCAACAACTAAACAAACCCCCTAATAGAACAGTTCTAGTCGTAAAAGCTATATGAGCTCAGTTTCTCAATTGGTCCTACAATAGTAATATTATGTGAAAAATGGCCCGAAAGGGCGAAAACACAGAACATAGAAATTGAAAGGAAGGAAGATGAAAGCGAACCTCAAGAGCGTGGTTAAAGCGTCTAAAGTCCCTCATGGTTCGAACCATCCACCCCAGTTGATCCTTGTCAACCTGTCGTCCTTCATTGACCCATTGTCGGAGCACTGGTAAAACCGAGGCCTTTGGATCTCGGATGATTTGAACGCGGTGGAACAGAGAGTCTgggtaagaagaagaagaagaatgaggtATCTCAGGGGTTTTAGCGGAGAAGAGGGAAGTATAAGCCCGAGGGTGGTTGTGAAGGTTGTACTGGAACCGAAAGGAAGCGGGCTTGATCAGATAATGAAGCTTTATCATACTCATTGGCTTGGCAACACTAACACTGGGTCTGAAACTATCTACACTAACACTGGGTCTGAAACTATCTGGTCTTTTATTCACATACTGAGTATGTATTTCTAATCGGGAAATTTGCTATTATATGCTAAAAAAATTAAGCAAGTTAAATAAAGTTATCCTACTTTTTCAATTTCTTCCCCAAATAATCCCTCATTTTTCAACTTCCCCCATTTTCTCTAACTCCCttctctctccttcttctctaactcccttctctctctctcttgctctctctctctcagacaAAAAAAAATCACCACGGCTTACAGTTAGCCGGACCTCCACCCACCACGACCTCAGCCAGACCTCAGCTGGACCTCCCACACACTCAACCGACCTCCACATTCATTTTTCTCACCCAAAATCAATGTGTAAGTGTTTTTTATGCAAAATATTGTTGGCTTTTGTTATATTTAGTGTAAGTTGTATGGATCTGCACATTGTTGGTTGTATTTTGTCCATTTTGCGTTCTGAAATGAAAGTAGATTATGCTCCGTTTTCTGCGTTTTTTTCTGGGTGTTtcgtttttttgcgatttttgaaCAATAAATTGCGATTTTGTGCGATTTCTACCAAAGTCAGAGGTTAGGGATGAAACTATGCGACATTTGAACGATGCCATTGCGATTTTGTGCGATGTTATGTGTGGCAAAAACTAAGTATTTTAGGGCGATTTTAGGGCGATTTGTGGGCGACTTTATCTGTGTGCGATACTTGTGCGATGCCTGTGCGATATCATTGCGATTTTGTTTGTATTAATTTTGTCCAAAATTTCTTGCGATAGTTGTGCGACTTTGTGCGATGTTTTTGCAATATTGAACGATATGTGTGCGATTTTAAATTTGTACGACTTTATTTGTACCTTTTTctgattttaaatttttttgtttgtgacAGATTCAACTGTATTTGTGCCTATATTGTATGATGGTGTTTGGGTTGTCGAGGGTTTCAACTGGTATTCAATTCCCCAACAAGTAAGACGTTGATGTTTGACATTGACACTACTCTGGAAAAGTTGCGTGAAGTTTTGTATGAAGAGTTGGATGTGGATCCTTTGGTGTATGAACTGAAATTAGAAGTCTGTTACATGTACATGAAGTCTGTTACATTTGGGCGATATTGTGCGATTATTTAGGAAAATAATGATAGTTTATGGCATTTGTGTTGTTTTGCGATATTGAGCGATATTGAGCTATTTGAGCGACAGTCAAGGTACTCATAGCTTTAGCGATGTTTGTGCGATTATATTGGATAGGTTTTgcgattttaatttaaaaacctTATACATTTTTTCTGCGATTCATTGCGATGTTTGTGCGATTCATAATTGTAGTTTTGCGAGTTTTTGCGAGTTCTTTTGCGACATTTGTGCGATTAATAATAATTCCTATTTTTAAAAATGCAGATGGCTCCAGAGCTCGTTCTCCCATTGTCTGAGCATTTTCCAGGGCGTATCACCTACAGAGAGAACGGGTACTTCACTGCTATAAAGGATAAGTTCGAAGCCTTTAAGTTGACTGATAAGATGAAGGAAAGTCCCTTCGGATCTTTTTGGAATGCCAGTGTTCTTCAATTCTCTGGAGTGATTGTGCATCAACTGTTATTGAGGAAAAAGAAAGTCAGTGAAGTTAAAAACGATGAAGTGTGGTTTTATGTGGGTAAAACGGAAGCCAGATTTGGGAGGTCTGAGTTCAGTTTGATCACATGCCTAAAGATGAGCGGTGGCCCCTCGACAGCAGACTTCTAATTTGTACGATATTGAACGATATGCGTGCGATTTTAAATTTGTACGACTTTATTTGTACTTTTTTCTGATTTGAAAGGCACTTGGTGCCTTTCATGTACATGTAACAAACTTCTAATTTCAGTTCATACACCAAAGGATCCACATCCAACTCTTTATACAAAACTTCACGCAACTTTTCCAGAGTAGTGTCAATGTCAAACATCAACGTCTTACTTGTTGGGGAATTGAATACCCAGTTGAAACCCTCGATAGCCCAAACACCATTTGTTTAAGCAAAGAAATATAACAAGAAGAGAATGTTCAATGCCTAAAattctgataccataagtcaATTGTCCATTTATTTCTGAACAACTCCATGTTGTCATCGCAGATCGTGTGAAAtggtagcctacccaataagtgctcgatgtgcttgatggcatacacaccacaatctccaccGTGAACGAAACATAAACTGCATTAGTAAAAAACAATTaacatagaatttaatttaaaaaaacatGAATAATAACTAGAATTTTGATTACctgactttggtttggggtactgaATCAATTGGCATGCGGTTCACCTTGAACTCTTTGCATCCTTTAGCTCCA
It encodes the following:
- the LOC133818468 gene encoding pentatricopeptide repeat-containing protein At2g20710, mitochondrial-like codes for the protein MSMIKLHYLIKPASFRFQYNLHNHPRAYTSLFSAKTPEIPHSSSSSYPDSLFHRVQIIRDPKASVLPVLRQWVNEGRQVDKDQLGWMVRTMRDFRRFNHALEISLWMTDSRFLKISPSDAAVRLELIHKVHGLDRAENYFNNMSRKLKTHHVYAALLRSYVRENSVDKAEALMEEIRNLGEAVSSLPYNVLINLYAKNGNFDKIDMLMQEMKVKGIPHDKYTLRNRLSAYVAASDIAGMEKIMNRMEEEPNLYVNWKVYALAASGYLKVGLIKEALKMLGKLERDIDKINPKTQKTGHMFLLTLYSNTGNREELYRIWNKYKPTYRPTEAPYACMIRCLSKFDDIEGAEKVFKEWESQCSIYDFRVVNSILIAYCRKGLLEKAESTLKAAAEGSTPYAGSWSILANGFVENNQMPRAVEMLKKSLMIGRKGWMSNPVTLAACLDYLKDQGDVTGMEEIINLLRNSDVFSKDTFDRLLSTCDAAGESFSGVLCPNVNGSNDGAETNQINTDGFSFDEETNEILGTR